Proteins encoded within one genomic window of Raineyella fluvialis:
- a CDS encoding MurT ligase domain-containing protein, protein MTRIDPDALTKLLQGRRIAAVSGTNGKTTTTHLLAAAVRAGLGPRDADRVVTNADGANLHYGIASALSQSPRADIAILETDERVVADIVRLGRPEVLVLLNFSRDQLDRNHEIKKLARSWRDALAAAGDDGPVVVANAEEPLVVWAAKAAKHVIWIDTASTWQEDAIMCPECGAILLRRNPHPETGDPGDWDCPACWMSEPIAVIRVENGQIVDRHGVAHDPQLQVPGGFNVGNAACALAAAEQLGVGVTDALAGMRTVTSPAGRFATTHFGTTSARLLLAKNPAGWHEALPLLQSDTVVLAIDAVAADGRDLSWMWDVNYEQLAGKKVIATGPRAQDLAVRLAYAEVECTVVPDLATALTDRGEHVDVLSTYTPFQKLRKLGGLA, encoded by the coding sequence ATGACGCGGATCGACCCCGACGCCCTCACCAAGCTGCTGCAGGGCCGCCGGATCGCCGCGGTGTCGGGCACCAACGGCAAGACGACGACCACGCACCTGCTGGCGGCGGCGGTCCGCGCGGGGCTCGGCCCGCGGGACGCGGACCGGGTCGTGACGAACGCCGATGGCGCCAACCTGCACTACGGCATCGCCTCGGCCCTGTCGCAGTCGCCCCGCGCGGACATCGCCATCCTCGAGACCGATGAGCGCGTCGTCGCCGACATCGTCCGGCTGGGCCGGCCCGAGGTCCTCGTCCTGCTGAACTTCTCCCGCGACCAGCTCGACCGCAACCACGAGATCAAGAAGCTGGCCCGGTCCTGGCGCGACGCCCTCGCCGCGGCCGGTGACGACGGCCCGGTGGTCGTCGCCAATGCCGAGGAGCCGCTCGTGGTCTGGGCCGCCAAGGCCGCGAAGCACGTCATCTGGATCGACACCGCCTCCACCTGGCAGGAGGACGCCATTATGTGCCCCGAGTGCGGGGCGATCCTCCTGCGTCGCAACCCTCACCCGGAGACCGGCGATCCCGGCGACTGGGACTGCCCCGCCTGCTGGATGAGCGAGCCGATCGCGGTGATCCGGGTGGAGAACGGTCAGATCGTCGACCGCCATGGGGTGGCCCACGACCCGCAGCTCCAGGTGCCCGGCGGCTTCAACGTCGGCAACGCCGCCTGCGCCCTGGCCGCCGCCGAACAGCTCGGCGTGGGCGTGACGGACGCTCTGGCCGGGATGCGGACGGTGACCTCCCCCGCCGGCCGGTTCGCGACGACGCACTTCGGCACCACCTCCGCCCGGCTCCTGCTGGCGAAGAATCCGGCCGGCTGGCACGAGGCCCTGCCGCTGTTGCAGTCCGACACGGTGGTGCTCGCCATCGATGCGGTCGCCGCGGACGGCCGGGACCTGTCCTGGATGTGGGACGTCAACTACGAGCAGCTGGCCGGCAAGAAGGTCATCGCGACCGGCCCACGCGCCCAGGACCTCGCCGTCCGACTCGCCTATGCCGAGGTGGAGTGCACGGTGGTGCCCGACCTCGCCACCGCGCTGACCGATCGCGGTGAGCACGTCGACGTACTCTCGACCTACACCCCGTTCCAGAAGCTGCGCAAGCTCGGAGGCCTGGCATGA
- a CDS encoding type 1 glutamine amidotransferase, with the protein MTRPVHIVLVYQSLLGIYGDRGNATVLMKRLQWRGFEPRLTVAEPGQPLPDDADIYLLGGGEDGAQTTAVRLLSQEGTLHRAAERGAVVFAVCAGYQILGTTFTIGEREEVMPGLGLLDITTRRGDVRAVGEILTRLRPLPGDVTPLSGDDALVTGFENHGGMTTLGPDASPLADVEIGIGNGDGSATEGAIQGSVVGTYPHGPILARNPGLADFLLETALRTRLDPLPVVPIPGLRRERVAAIRQGARG; encoded by the coding sequence ATGACCCGCCCCGTCCACATCGTCCTCGTCTACCAGTCCCTGCTGGGGATCTACGGGGACCGCGGCAACGCCACCGTGCTGATGAAGCGCCTGCAGTGGCGCGGCTTCGAGCCCCGACTGACCGTCGCCGAACCGGGCCAACCGCTGCCGGACGATGCCGACATCTACCTCCTCGGCGGCGGAGAGGACGGCGCGCAGACCACGGCCGTCCGCCTGCTCAGCCAGGAGGGGACCCTGCACCGCGCCGCAGAGCGGGGTGCGGTCGTGTTCGCGGTGTGTGCCGGCTACCAGATCCTCGGCACCACGTTCACCATCGGTGAGCGTGAGGAGGTGATGCCCGGACTGGGTCTGCTCGACATCACCACCCGACGCGGCGACGTCCGCGCCGTCGGTGAGATCCTCACCCGGCTGCGGCCGCTACCGGGCGACGTCACGCCGCTGAGCGGGGACGACGCGCTCGTCACGGGGTTCGAGAACCATGGCGGGATGACCACCCTGGGCCCCGACGCGTCGCCGCTGGCCGACGTCGAGATCGGCATCGGCAACGGTGACGGTTCGGCCACCGAGGGGGCGATCCAGGGCTCCGTCGTCGGCACCTACCCGCACGGCCCGATCCTGGCCCGCAACCCCGGCTTGGCGGACTTCCTGCTGGAGACCGCTCTGCGTACCCGTCTCGATCCCCTGCCGGTCGTCCCGATCCCCGGCCTGCGCCGGGAACGGGTCGCGGCCATCCGTCAGGGCGCCCGGGGCTGA